One Nostoc punctiforme PCC 73102 DNA window includes the following coding sequences:
- a CDS encoding AAA-like domain-containing protein yields the protein MRYQVGGSLKYDDSTYIVRQADEQLYTGLKTGDFCYVFNCHQTGKSSLLHRTIHLLEKENYICVYLNLALLGTNQITPIQWYKGIIFSLFHKLNLTKQVNFKSWWEQQSELDPVQRLYQFVEQVLLREVQNNRIFIFIDNINSLLSLNFPANDFLIWISYCYEQQAYKPSFQRLGFALFGVASPSNLIVGRHRTPFNIGQAIKLCDFQLHEVMTLVEGLEKVVSQPQAILAYIIHWTRGQPFLTQKLCQLVVQVALESYKGTITIPKGTEGYWVEQLVRSRIIQHWEFQDEPEHLRTIRDRLLFDEHKAGKLLNIYQRVLQVEELRNRNPIENLIPADNSEEQTQLFLSGLVGNYNGYLRVKNPIYRSVFTPQWVSRQLENLPFSW from the coding sequence ATGAGATATCAAGTCGGTGGTAGCCTTAAATATGATGACTCTACATATATTGTCCGTCAAGCAGACGAACAACTTTATACTGGATTAAAAACAGGAGATTTTTGTTATGTCTTCAACTGCCACCAAACAGGTAAATCATCTCTACTACACCGGACTATTCATCTCTTAGAAAAAGAAAATTATATATGTGTTTATCTGAATTTAGCTCTATTAGGTACTAATCAAATTACACCTATACAATGGTATAAAGGCATTATTTTCAGCCTGTTTCACAAGTTAAATCTGACAAAACAGGTCAACTTTAAAAGTTGGTGGGAGCAACAATCAGAGCTTGATCCTGTACAACGACTATATCAATTTGTTGAACAGGTGTTGCTGAGAGAAGTTCAAAATAATCGCATTTTCATCTTTATCGATAATATTAATAGCTTGCTAAGTTTGAATTTTCCGGCCAACGATTTTTTGATCTGGATTAGTTACTGTTATGAGCAGCAAGCATATAAACCAAGTTTTCAACGCTTGGGTTTTGCTTTGTTTGGTGTAGCCAGTCCATCTAACCTAATTGTTGGTCGACATCGAACTCCCTTTAACATTGGTCAAGCAATTAAATTATGTGACTTTCAATTACATGAAGTTATGACCTTAGTTGAAGGTTTAGAAAAAGTAGTCAGCCAGCCACAGGCAATATTGGCGTATATTATTCATTGGACAAGAGGACAGCCGTTTCTCACGCAAAAGCTTTGTCAGTTAGTTGTGCAAGTTGCCTTAGAAAGTTATAAAGGAACGATTACCATACCGAAGGGTACTGAAGGATATTGGGTAGAACAATTGGTGCGATCGCGCATTATTCAACATTGGGAATTCCAAGATGAACCTGAACATCTCCGTACCATAAGAGATCGCTTACTTTTTGACGAACACAAAGCAGGAAAGTTATTAAACATTTATCAACGGGTGTTACAAGTAGAGGAACTAAGGAATAGGAACCCGATAGAGAACTTGATACCAGCCGATAATAGTGAAGAACAAACGCAACTGTTTCTATCTGGTTTAGTAGGAAATTATAACGGCTATCTGAGAGTTAAAAATCCGATTTACCGGAGTGTTTTCACTCCTCAATGGGTATCAAGA
- a CDS encoding transposase family protein, with protein MFYFKCYLTFDVAGVLFDLHRSQAHRCMLKLQSYY; from the coding sequence TTGTTCTATTTCAAGTGTTATCTTACCTTTGATGTCGCAGGGGTGTTGTTTGACCTACACCGCAGTCAGGCACATCGTTGTATGCTAAAACTACAATCCTACTATTAA